A single region of the Neisseria zoodegmatis genome encodes:
- a CDS encoding CobW family GTP-binding protein, which yields MSVKKTKVHLISGFLGTGKTTALKSLMEQKDPNEKWVIIVNEFGEIGIDGAVLSNNGIPVAEIAGGCLCCTAGPQLGATVQKMLRDAQPDRLMIEASGLAHAASVIDELKVKPLDEQLEIAAVFTVVDPRQFVDPNYAQQALYKDQIGVCDVLVASKTDLCTPGVLAEFREKAAKLFPPKAKVVEVDNAQVDIAWLEIPVVEKSRYRLKALPDNTMGYQSQGFTFPAGQDFDGERLTNFFNDLPKFTEGLVRAKGVFQVMGTWVWLNWVDGKWGANQVSWRRDSRFELIAKAFDADLIEQKLKAALE from the coding sequence ATGTCGGTAAAAAAAACCAAAGTCCACTTGATTTCGGGCTTTCTCGGTACGGGTAAAACGACTGCTCTGAAAAGTTTGATGGAACAAAAAGACCCGAATGAAAAATGGGTCATTATCGTGAACGAATTTGGCGAAATCGGCATCGACGGTGCCGTGTTGAGCAACAACGGCATTCCCGTTGCCGAAATTGCCGGCGGCTGCCTGTGTTGTACCGCCGGCCCGCAATTGGGTGCTACCGTGCAGAAAATGTTGCGTGATGCCCAACCCGACCGCCTGATGATTGAAGCCAGCGGTTTGGCACATGCCGCCAGCGTGATTGACGAATTGAAAGTCAAACCGCTCGACGAACAGCTTGAAATCGCCGCTGTGTTTACCGTGGTCGACCCGCGTCAGTTCGTTGATCCCAACTACGCACAACAGGCTTTGTATAAAGACCAGATCGGCGTGTGCGATGTGTTGGTGGCCAGCAAAACCGATTTGTGCACGCCCGGAGTATTGGCGGAATTCCGCGAAAAAGCAGCCAAACTCTTCCCACCCAAAGCCAAAGTGGTGGAAGTGGATAACGCCCAAGTGGATATCGCATGGCTGGAAATCCCCGTGGTGGAAAAATCCCGCTACCGCTTGAAAGCCTTGCCCGACAATACCATGGGCTATCAATCGCAAGGCTTTACCTTCCCGGCCGGGCAAGATTTCGACGGCGAACGCCTTACCAATTTTTTCAACGATCTGCCGAAATTTACCGAAGGTTTGGTGCGCGCCAAAGGCGTGTTTCAGGTAATGGGTACGTGGGTATGGCTCAACTGGGTGGACGGCAAATGGGGCGCGAACCAAGTTTCATGGCGGCGCGACAGCCGTTTCGAGCTGATTGCCAAAGCATTTGATGCGGATTTAATCGAGCAAAAACTCAAAGCAGCATTGGAATAA
- a CDS encoding YegP family protein, whose product MATFELKKSEGGEFHFNFIGEEDKTILRSEQYSSKASAQNGIESVRSNAGNDSRYELKTSSSGKVYFNLKAANGQVVGTSMMYAGEAEREAAIAQVKNGAPQAGVVEDY is encoded by the coding sequence ATGGCAACATTTGAACTGAAGAAAAGCGAAGGCGGTGAGTTTCATTTCAACTTCATTGGCGAAGAAGACAAAACCATTCTGCGCAGCGAGCAATACAGCAGCAAAGCTTCCGCGCAAAACGGTATCGAATCGGTGCGCAGCAACGCCGGCAACGATAGCCGTTACGAATTGAAAACCAGCAGTTCCGGCAAAGTTTATTTTAATTTGAAAGCCGCCAACGGGCAGGTTGTCGGCACCAGCATGATGTATGCCGGAGAAGCTGAGCGCGAAGCGGCCATTGCTCAGGTGAAGAACGGCGCGCCGCAGGCAGGTGTGGTGGAAGACTATTAA
- a CDS encoding beta-ketoacyl-ACP synthase, translated as MSDSVYLSAPALVSAMGSGLQNHIDALFHPGGDSPLTFSDQWVKGKRYAFGAVGETLRPFPESLPEAFRSRNNQLLWHALAQIEPQIEYAVSRFGAERIGVVIGTSTSGVDENIGMFEHVAQGGDWQSVPFKQAQQLMYAPAEFVAEMYGLKNLNYVVSTACTSGARALISAARLLRAGLCDAVVCGGVDTLSPLTINGFASLEVLSSGLATPFSANRNGINIGEGAAVFVMTREAVFEDSLPLLGYGSSSDAYHMSSPRPDGLGAIKAFQTALKHASIDAHDIGWINLHGTGTLHNDSMESIAVAEVFGADTPCTSTKPYTGHTLGAAGAVEAAFLWGMVSRHVNPEGKLPPQSWDGVQDQALPEIGLTDENSCWPQQRRVGASSSFAFGGSNAVLIIGESV; from the coding sequence ATGAGCGATTCTGTTTATTTATCAGCACCTGCTTTGGTCAGCGCGATGGGAAGCGGTTTGCAAAACCATATTGACGCCTTATTTCATCCCGGCGGCGATTCTCCGCTGACTTTTTCTGACCAATGGGTGAAAGGGAAACGATATGCTTTCGGCGCGGTTGGGGAAACCTTGAGGCCGTTTCCCGAATCTCTTCCTGAAGCATTCCGCAGCAGAAACAATCAGTTGCTTTGGCATGCTTTGGCGCAGATCGAGCCGCAAATCGAGTATGCTGTATCCCGTTTTGGTGCGGAGCGCATCGGCGTCGTGATTGGTACGTCAACCAGCGGGGTGGATGAAAATATCGGAATGTTTGAACACGTCGCTCAAGGCGGAGATTGGCAGAGCGTGCCGTTTAAACAGGCTCAGCAGTTGATGTATGCGCCGGCGGAATTTGTGGCCGAAATGTATGGTTTGAAAAACCTGAATTACGTTGTATCTACCGCTTGCACATCGGGTGCGAGAGCATTAATCAGCGCCGCCCGCTTGTTGCGTGCAGGCTTGTGTGACGCGGTGGTTTGCGGAGGCGTGGATACGCTTTCTCCGTTAACCATCAATGGTTTCGCTTCGCTGGAAGTGTTGTCTTCAGGCTTGGCTACACCGTTTTCAGCCAACCGCAACGGCATCAATATCGGTGAAGGTGCGGCCGTTTTTGTGATGACGCGCGAAGCCGTGTTTGAAGACAGCCTGCCGCTGTTGGGCTATGGTTCGAGCAGCGATGCTTATCATATGTCGTCGCCTCGTCCGGACGGCTTGGGTGCGATAAAAGCTTTTCAGACGGCCTTAAAGCATGCAAGCATTGATGCCCATGATATTGGCTGGATTAATCTGCACGGCACCGGCACGCTGCATAATGACAGCATGGAGAGTATTGCCGTGGCGGAAGTATTCGGCGCCGATACGCCTTGCACTTCCACTAAACCATACACAGGCCATACGCTCGGTGCGGCCGGCGCAGTTGAAGCGGCATTTTTGTGGGGCATGGTCAGCCGCCATGTTAATCCCGAAGGAAAACTGCCGCCACAGTCGTGGGACGGTGTGCAAGACCAAGCGTTGCCGGAAATAGGTTTGACCGATGAAAACAGCTGTTGGCCGCAGCAGCGAAGAGTGGGCGCCAGTTCGTCATTCGCTTTCGGTGGCAGTAATGCCGTGTTGATTATTGGAGAATCGGTTTAA
- a CDS encoding helix-turn-helix domain-containing protein codes for MSNKLTAPAELPDESDLRAVLAYNMRLFRVNKGWSQEELARQCGLDRTYVSAVERKRWNIALSNIEKMALALGVPAYQLLLPPQARLEMMG; via the coding sequence ATGAGCAACAAACTGACCGCCCCTGCCGAGCTGCCCGATGAATCAGATTTACGCGCGGTGTTGGCTTACAATATGCGCCTGTTCCGCGTGAACAAAGGCTGGTCGCAAGAAGAACTCGCCCGCCAATGCGGGCTTGACCGTACCTACGTTTCCGCAGTAGAGCGCAAACGCTGGAATATCGCGCTGTCGAATATTGAAAAAATGGCCTTAGCTTTGGGCGTACCGGCTTACCAGTTGCTGCTTCCGCCGCAAGCACGTTTGGAAATGATGGGCTGA
- a CDS encoding uracil-xanthine permease family protein, producing the protein MQQLKLAVSGAQILFVAFGAMVLVPLLTGLNPALALLGAGIGTLLFQAVTKFKVPVFLGSSFAFIAPIIYSISEWGLPSTMFGLFAAGFMYFVFAALIKWRGLATVNRLLPPVVIGPVIMVIGLSVAVVASQMAMGQADGKQVVDYTQSLMLSGFTFAVTVVVAVFGSKMMKLIPILIGVAAGYIAAWVLGLVNTAPIADAPWFAVPQFVTPQINWQAALFMLPVAIAPAIEHIGGVMAIGKVTGNNYAKDPGLDKTLAGDGLGVCVAGLIGGPPVTTYGEVTGAVMITKNSNPYIMTWAAIFAICMAFFGKFNAFLASIPLPVMGGIMILLFGTIASLGLKTLIDAQVDLMRPKNLVIVSSVLTTGVGGMVIKFGTVSFAGVGLCAILAIILNWLIPDEKPLETLNEEI; encoded by the coding sequence ATGCAACAACTTAAACTTGCCGTTTCCGGTGCACAGATTTTATTTGTGGCATTTGGTGCAATGGTACTCGTGCCCCTGTTGACCGGGCTGAACCCCGCCTTGGCGCTTTTGGGCGCAGGTATCGGCACGCTGCTTTTTCAAGCCGTAACCAAATTCAAAGTGCCGGTGTTTCTCGGCTCTTCTTTTGCCTTTATCGCGCCGATTATCTACTCCATCAGCGAATGGGGATTGCCTTCCACGATGTTCGGCCTGTTTGCCGCAGGTTTTATGTATTTTGTTTTTGCGGCGCTGATCAAGTGGCGCGGGCTGGCAACGGTAAACCGCTTGTTGCCGCCGGTGGTGATTGGCCCCGTGATTATGGTTATCGGCCTATCAGTTGCTGTCGTTGCCAGCCAAATGGCGATGGGTCAGGCCGACGGCAAACAAGTGGTGGACTATACCCAATCTTTGATGCTTTCCGGTTTTACGTTTGCGGTAACTGTGGTGGTGGCCGTGTTCGGCAGCAAAATGATGAAGCTTATCCCCATCCTGATCGGCGTGGCGGCAGGCTACATTGCGGCATGGGTTTTGGGATTGGTTAACACCGCTCCGATTGCCGATGCGCCTTGGTTTGCCGTGCCTCAATTTGTTACGCCGCAAATCAACTGGCAGGCCGCACTGTTTATGCTTCCCGTTGCCATTGCACCCGCCATCGAACACATCGGCGGCGTGATGGCCATCGGCAAAGTAACCGGCAACAATTACGCTAAAGACCCCGGCTTGGATAAAACGCTCGCCGGCGACGGCTTGGGCGTGTGCGTGGCCGGTTTGATCGGCGGCCCGCCCGTAACCACTTATGGCGAAGTAACCGGCGCGGTGATGATTACCAAAAACAGCAACCCCTACATCATGACTTGGGCGGCCATATTTGCCATCTGTATGGCGTTTTTCGGTAAATTCAATGCGTTTTTGGCATCTATTCCTCTACCTGTAATGGGCGGCATCATGATTTTGCTGTTCGGCACCATCGCTTCACTCGGTTTGAAAACCTTGATTGATGCTCAAGTAGATTTGATGCGGCCCAAAAATCTGGTCATCGTCAGCTCCGTGCTGACTACCGGCGTGGGCGGCATGGTGATTAAATTCGGCACCGTCAGCTTTGCCGGCGTGGGTTTGTGCGCCATTCTCGCCATCATACTCAACTGGTTGATTCCAGATGAAAAACCACTTGAAACGCTGAATGAAGAAATCTAA
- the cmk gene encoding (d)CMP kinase, whose amino-acid sequence MDLNRKIIVIDGPSASGKGTVASLVAAALGFNYLDSGALYRLTALYAQQQGVQWNDEEALAKLAQNLPAEFIGKTILLDGKDVSDAIRTEAIGMGASAVAGLPKVREALLQRQRDFLTEKGLVGDGRDMGSVIFPNAALKIFLTASARIRAERRAKQIGEPLNGVAFERILSDIETRDEADRKRPVAPLKQLPDAHLLDTSEMTIDEAVKKVLDWYAEI is encoded by the coding sequence ATGGATTTAAACCGAAAAATAATCGTCATCGACGGCCCCAGCGCGTCAGGAAAAGGCACAGTCGCCTCATTGGTTGCCGCCGCTTTGGGGTTCAATTATCTCGATTCCGGTGCGCTTTACAGGCTCACCGCTCTTTATGCTCAACAGCAAGGCGTTCAATGGAATGACGAAGAAGCATTGGCCAAGTTGGCGCAAAACCTGCCGGCCGAGTTTATCGGAAAAACTATCTTATTAGATGGCAAAGACGTATCAGATGCCATCCGCACCGAAGCCATAGGTATGGGCGCATCCGCTGTTGCCGGGTTGCCGAAAGTGCGCGAAGCATTGTTGCAGCGGCAGCGCGATTTTCTGACTGAAAAAGGCTTGGTCGGAGACGGGCGCGATATGGGCTCGGTCATTTTCCCAAACGCCGCTTTGAAAATATTTTTAACCGCCTCCGCCCGAATCAGAGCCGAGCGCAGAGCCAAGCAGATAGGCGAACCGCTTAACGGCGTGGCTTTTGAAAGAATATTGTCCGATATCGAAACGCGCGACGAGGCTGATCGTAAAAGACCGGTTGCCCCGCTAAAACAACTGCCCGATGCACACCTGCTGGATACAAGTGAAATGACCATTGATGAGGCAGTAAAAAAAGTGCTTGATTGGTATGCAGAAATCTAA
- the rpsA gene encoding 30S ribosomal protein S1, giving the protein MTMENFAQLLEESFTLQEMNPGEVITAEVVAIDNNFVTVNAGLKSESLIDVNEFKNAQGEIEVKVGDFVTVTIESVENGFGETKLSREKAKRAADWIALEEAMENGDILSGVINGKVKGGLTVMINSIRAFLPGSLVDVRPVKDTSHFEGKEVEFKVIKLDKKRNNVVVSRRAVLEVTLGEERKALLENLQEGSVVKGIVKNITDYGAFVDLGGIDGLLHITDLAWRRVKHPSEVLEVGQEVEAKVLKFDQDKQRVSLGMKQLGEDPWSGLTRRYPQGTRLFGKVSNLTDYGAFVEIEQGIEGLVHVSEMDWTNKNVHPSKVVQLGDEVEVMILEIDEDRRRISLGMKQCQANPWEEFAANHNKGDKLSGAVKSITDFGVFVGLPGGIDGLVHLSDLSWTETGEEAVRKYKKGEEVEAVVLAIDVEKERISLGIKQLEGDPFGNFISVNDKGSLVKGTAKSVDAKGAVIALSDEVEAYLPASEWSSERVEDLRNVLKEGEEVEAVISTVDRKNRSIKLSVKAKDAKENRDALNSVNAASTASAGTTSLGDLLKAKLSGDQE; this is encoded by the coding sequence ATGACTATGGAAAATTTTGCCCAGCTGTTGGAAGAAAGCTTTACCCTTCAAGAGATGAATCCCGGTGAAGTGATTACCGCTGAAGTAGTGGCAATCGACAACAACTTCGTTACCGTAAATGCCGGTTTGAAATCAGAATCTCTGATTGATGTAAACGAATTCAAAAACGCACAGGGCGAGATTGAAGTAAAAGTTGGCGATTTCGTTACCGTAACCATCGAATCAGTTGAAAACGGTTTCGGCGAAACTAAATTGTCTCGCGAAAAAGCCAAACGCGCTGCCGATTGGATTGCCTTGGAAGAAGCCATGGAAAACGGCGACATCCTGTCCGGAGTAATCAACGGCAAAGTAAAAGGCGGCCTGACCGTTATGATCAACAGCATCCGTGCCTTCCTGCCGGGTTCGCTGGTTGACGTACGTCCCGTAAAAGACACCTCACACTTTGAAGGCAAAGAAGTAGAATTCAAAGTGATCAAACTCGACAAAAAACGCAACAACGTTGTGGTATCGCGCCGTGCAGTTCTGGAAGTGACTTTGGGCGAAGAGCGCAAAGCACTGCTGGAAAACCTGCAAGAAGGCTCAGTGGTTAAAGGTATCGTTAAAAACATTACCGACTACGGTGCATTCGTTGACTTGGGCGGTATCGACGGTCTGTTGCACATCACCGACTTGGCATGGCGCCGCGTGAAACATCCGAGCGAAGTGCTGGAAGTTGGCCAAGAAGTTGAAGCTAAAGTATTGAAATTCGACCAAGACAAACAACGCGTTTCTCTGGGTATGAAACAATTGGGCGAAGATCCTTGGAGCGGCCTGACCCGTCGTTATCCGCAAGGTACCCGTCTGTTCGGTAAAGTGTCTAACCTGACCGACTACGGTGCATTCGTGGAAATCGAACAAGGCATCGAAGGTTTGGTACACGTTTCCGAAATGGACTGGACCAACAAAAACGTACATCCGAGCAAAGTTGTTCAGCTGGGTGACGAAGTAGAAGTAATGATCCTGGAAATCGACGAAGACCGCCGCCGCATCAGCTTGGGTATGAAACAATGCCAAGCTAATCCGTGGGAAGAGTTTGCCGCCAATCACAACAAAGGCGACAAATTGTCTGGCGCGGTTAAATCTATCACTGACTTCGGCGTATTCGTTGGCTTGCCCGGCGGCATCGACGGCTTGGTTCATCTGTCTGACCTGTCTTGGACTGAAACTGGCGAAGAAGCCGTACGCAAATACAAGAAAGGCGAAGAAGTGGAAGCCGTTGTATTGGCTATCGATGTTGAAAAAGAGCGCATCTCTTTGGGTATCAAGCAATTGGAAGGCGACCCCTTCGGTAACTTCATCAGCGTAAACGACAAAGGTTCTTTGGTAAAAGGTACTGCCAAATCAGTAGATGCCAAAGGTGCCGTTATCGCATTGTCTGACGAAGTTGAAGCTTACCTGCCTGCTTCCGAGTGGTCTAGCGAGCGCGTTGAAGATTTGCGTAACGTATTGAAAGAAGGCGAAGAAGTAGAAGCCGTTATTTCTACCGTTGACCGCAAAAACCGCAGCATCAAACTGTCTGTTAAAGCAAAAGACGCTAAAGAAAACCGCGATGCCTTGAATTCAGTTAATGCTGCATCAACTGCAAGTGCCGGTACGACCAGCTTGGGCGATTTGCTGAAAGCTAAACTGTCTGGCGATCAGGAGTAA
- a CDS encoding integration host factor subunit beta encodes MTKSELMVRLAEVFAEKNGTQLVAKDVEYSVKVLVDTMTRSLAKGQRIEIRGFGSFDLNRRPARIGRNPKTGERVEVPEKFVPHFKPGKELRERVDQAMSDK; translated from the coding sequence ATGACCAAGTCTGAATTAATGGTTCGTCTGGCAGAAGTATTCGCTGAGAAAAACGGTACTCAATTAGTGGCCAAAGATGTAGAGTACAGTGTAAAAGTTTTGGTAGATACCATGACTCGTTCACTGGCTAAAGGTCAACGTATTGAAATCCGAGGTTTCGGCAGCTTCGATCTGAACCGCCGTCCGGCTCGTATTGGCCGTAACCCTAAAACCGGTGAGCGTGTGGAAGTGCCCGAAAAATTCGTGCCCCACTTCAAGCCGGGTAAAGAGTTGCGCGAGCGCGTCGACCAAGCGATGTCAGACAAATAA
- the zapE gene encoding cell division protein ZapE has protein sequence MNNKENRFVAPDFSNHSPLTWYQAASEQPAFIRDEAQAKAIEYLDRLWTELMMFKRKRNRFLGRSLRSPQLPKGLYFYGGVGRGKSFLMDVFYGCLPYRRKRRVHFHAFMAEVHKRMKALKSEANPLKAVAAEIAKETRVLCFDEFHVSDIADAMILGRLLENLFENGVVLVATSNYAPSELYPQGQNRSSFLPTIALIENKLTVLNVDGGEDYRLRTLKPAEVFYVPDNQENEEKLAALFAQVAHGKTKSPQPVTIHGRELMCNARDDKAIWFDFRALCFGPRSQADYLYLAENFEMVFVSGIEKLNESEKAEARRLTWLIDVLYDFRVKFCATSQVLAEEIYVQGDFAHEFVRTVSRMVEMQSEEYLAQPHLTLGVKNKKNADV, from the coding sequence ATGAATAATAAAGAAAATCGGTTTGTAGCACCTGATTTCAGCAATCATAGTCCGCTTACTTGGTATCAGGCTGCTTCCGAGCAGCCGGCGTTTATTCGCGATGAAGCACAAGCCAAGGCCATCGAATATCTCGACCGTTTGTGGACGGAGTTGATGATGTTTAAGCGTAAACGCAACCGCTTTTTAGGCCGAAGTTTGCGCTCACCTCAGTTGCCGAAGGGGTTGTATTTTTATGGCGGAGTGGGTAGAGGTAAAAGCTTTTTGATGGATGTGTTTTACGGCTGCTTGCCTTATCGCCGCAAACGCCGTGTGCATTTTCACGCGTTTATGGCTGAAGTGCACAAACGCATGAAAGCTTTGAAAAGCGAAGCCAATCCTTTGAAAGCCGTAGCTGCTGAAATTGCCAAAGAAACACGGGTATTGTGTTTCGATGAATTTCATGTGAGCGATATTGCAGATGCAATGATTTTGGGCAGGCTTTTGGAAAACCTGTTTGAAAACGGAGTGGTTTTGGTGGCCACATCAAATTATGCACCTTCGGAACTGTATCCGCAGGGTCAAAATCGCAGTAGTTTTTTGCCTACCATTGCTTTGATTGAAAATAAGCTGACTGTTTTGAATGTGGATGGTGGCGAAGACTACCGCTTGCGTACTTTAAAGCCGGCTGAAGTATTCTATGTGCCGGATAATCAGGAAAATGAAGAAAAGCTCGCTGCTTTGTTTGCTCAAGTTGCACACGGCAAAACCAAGTCGCCCCAACCTGTCACCATACATGGCCGCGAGTTGATGTGTAATGCTCGAGACGATAAAGCGATTTGGTTTGATTTTCGTGCTTTGTGTTTTGGTCCTCGTTCTCAGGCGGATTATCTTTATTTGGCTGAAAACTTCGAAATGGTATTCGTATCGGGAATTGAGAAGCTGAATGAGAGTGAAAAAGCAGAAGCCCGCCGTTTGACATGGTTAATAGACGTGCTTTACGACTTCCGGGTTAAATTCTGTGCCACCAGCCAAGTGCTGGCGGAAGAAATTTATGTACAAGGTGATTTTGCGCATGAATTTGTCCGCACGGTAAGTAGGATGGTGGAAATGCAATCAGAAGAGTATTTGGCTCAGCCGCATTTGACATTGGGCGTCAAAAACAAAAAAAACGCTGATGTTTAA